The proteins below are encoded in one region of Apium graveolens cultivar Ventura chromosome 4, ASM990537v1, whole genome shotgun sequence:
- the LOC141721774 gene encoding disease resistance protein Roq1-like isoform X2, with the protein MASTSNLEMTGASSSSQCPPITWDVFLSFYGQDTRKNFTSHLYFALDQAGIVTFRDDTALEKGQEISSSILKAIKNSKILVVVISENYALSPWCLNELVEILRCKKTENHVVPVFYYVDPSDVRNQKGSFGDALDYHEKRYSPDMINQWKSALAQIAAITGYHLKNNAIENESETIQSIVENITRQVSTKVLHLGEDIFGIDSAVEEIYQKIRMESNDVRAIGICGMGGIGKTTTAKAFYSKYYTNFESCCFIENVKKYSQGGSPLLPLLEQLLTVLLKSKDYKVTNVDSGIRQLKQILCFKKTLIVLDDLDQSSYSEFLAKHCHLFSAGSRIVITTRDVHLLNQLKSDLIDVDIYMMKKLGEADSLELFNYYAFGKISPLASLRELSVGFVTYAGGLPLALKVLGSSLRGRTHDEVFWKAKLKKVKKIPENEIMEILQLSYNELDDETVKSIFLKIAFFFVGKFVYEANVIFRSCDYFPEVGIQILLERCLLTIDTNEVLQMHDLIQDMGRDVSKSIHMFLRGNPWEFLQNQKELDKIEGLVLDLSQSTEKQINSQIFERLPQLKLLEIRNAHGIKGHFKNSFHELKCIYWSYCTWTRLPSSFQPQKLISISMPHSNFKMLWDDAMSFTSLKMINVEYSLKLKTTPNFGNSKSIERLFFCGCESLLKVHPSIRELSGLYTLNLKECIYLKVVAETLGQSSELRYMFLSNCRNLRQLPKQLGGMKWLKWLDASHTVIEELPDSITQLKELVYLKLDGCKKLKNLPVQIGNMEGLRTFRASYTAIEQLPDSFVGLINLEILDLCCCKNLRNLPDGIWKLSLLKVLDLARCSKLEHLPCKLENMQCLEELYALCTAIREVPDSIGLLSRLRVLHLSGCEKLEYLPNSVWNLTSLTQLNILDIGRMNLPATVKDTKLVSLSLKCNVILWLPVILSFSSLKWLALSVGGESLSSTKPFSLSKLYNLQYLSLYDCTNFGSSFPELPLRITQLNLNNHATLVRLPDLSSLKKLKKLEINWFFSLESLGPLPPHLQSITVYDCRSLQHLSDMSMLKELSDLNIGKFCKWKSFGSKKSFLQLQVIDVRRHFRPFYKVEVPKIAEWFSYASTGHTVSFDIPTLSADNFLGLALSVLLTGKHRHHRFIMKADVINITNGTTKSCPILVCLCNRTSEVYYAVKCIRGDEMSIRSGNRIKILLQRKLYDFNGLLEVPYEGVKVEMFGAHVMQRTLATPDFPSVLNTLIN; encoded by the exons ATGGCTTCCACCAGTAATCTTGAAATGACTGGTGCTTCCTCTTCTTCGCAATGTCCGCCTATCACCTGGGATGTCTTCTTGAGCTTTTACGGCCAGGACACTCGCAAAAACTTTACTTCACATCTTTATTTTGCTTTGGATCAAGCTGGAATTGTAACCTTCAGAGATGATACTGCTCTTGAAAAGGGCCAAGAAATTTCATCTTCTATTCTCAAAGCAATTAAAAATTCAAAGATTCTTGTCGTAGTTATCTCTGAGAACTATGCTCTTTCACCTTGGTGCCTCAATGAGCTCGTAGAGATCCTTAGATGCAAGAAAACGGAGAATCATGTTGTTCCTGTTTTTTACTATGTTGATCCTTCAGATGTCCGTAACCAGAAAGGGAGTTTTGGAGACGCTCTTGATTATCACGAGAAGCGTTACTCTCCTGACATGATAAATCAGTGGAAATCAGCTCTTGCTCAAATTGCGGCGATAACTGGATACCATCTCAAAAATAATGCAATTGA GAATGAATCGGAAACTATTCAGAGCATTGTAGAGAACATCACACGACAAGTATCTACGAAGGTCTTACACCTCGGAGAAGATATATTTGGGATAGATTCTGCTGTTGAAGAAATATATCAGAAAATCAGGATGGAATCAAATGATGTACGTGCGATCGGGATATGTGGCATGGGCGGAATCGGCAAAACTACTACTGCCAAAGCTTTTTACAGCAAATATTATACCAATTTTGAGAGTTGCTGCTTTATTGAAAACGTCAAAAAATATTCACAGGGAGGTAGTCCTCTACTTCCCTTACTTGAGCAACTATTGACCGTGCTTCTCAAAAGCAAGGATTATAAGGTCACTAATGTTGACAGTGGAATTAGACAATTGAAACAAATTCTATGTTTCAAGAAAACACTCATAGTTCTCGATGATTTGGACCAGTCAAGCTATTCTGAATTTCTAGCAAAGCACTGCCATTTGTTTTCAGCCGGAAGTAGAATTGTTATTACGACAAGAGATGTACACCTGTTAAATCAATTAAAAAGTGATTTAATAGATGTAGATATATACATGATGAAGAAACTGGGAGAGGCTGATTCTTTAGAGCTCTTCAATTATTACGCCTTTGGAAAAATATCACCACTTGCAAGTTTAAGAGAGCTCTCGGTTGGTTTTGTAACATATGCTGGAGGTCTTCCGTTAGCTCTAAAAGTGCTAGGTTCTTCTTTGCGAGGTAGAACTCATGATGAAGTATTCTGGAAAGCCAAACTTAAGAAAGTTAAAAAAATTCCAGAGAACGAGATAATGGAAATTCTTCAACTGAGCTACAATGAGTTGGATGATGAGACAGTAAAATCAATATTTCTCAAGATTGCATTCTTCTTCGTCGGGAAGTTCGTATATGAGGCCAATGTCATATTTAGATCTTGTGATTACTTTCCCGAGGTTGGTATACAAATACTATTGGAAAGATGTCTACTTACAATTGATACAAACGAAGTACTTCAGATGCATGATCTTATACAAGACATGGGAAGGGATGTTTCCAAGAGCATACACATGTTCTTGCGAGGAAATCCATGggaatttttgcaaaatcaaaag GAATTAGACAAAATTGAAGGTCTCGTCTTAGATCTAAGTCAATCAACCGAAAAACAAATCAATTCCCAAATATTTGAGAGGTTGCCCCAGTTGAAATTACTTGAAATTCGTAATGCTCACGGCATTAAAGGACATTTTAAAAATTCATTTCATGAATTAAAGTGCATATACTGGAGTTATTGTACATGGACACGGCTACCTTCTAGTTTCCAACCACAAAAGTTGATCTCCATAAGTATGCCACATAGCAATTTCAAGATGTTGTGGGATGATGCCATG TCTTTCACGAGTTTGAAGATGATAAATGTCGAATACTCTCTGAAGTTGAAAACAACTCCCAACTTTGGAAATTCAAAATCTATTGAGAGGTTATTCTTTTGTGGTTGTGAGAGCTTGCTAAAAGTCCACCCATCAATTAGAGAGTTGTCTGGTTTGTATACTCTGAATTTGAAGGAATGCATATACCTGAAAGTTGTGGCTGAAACACTGGGTCAGTCAAGTGAACTGCGCTATATGTTTTTAAGTAATTGTAGAAATCTAAGACAATTGCCAAAGCAGTTGGGTGGTATGAAATGGTTAAAGTGGCTTGATGCAAGTCACACCGTAATTGAGGAACTGCCAGACTCAATTACTCAACTCAAGGAATTGGTTTATTTGAAATTGGATGGTTGCAAGAAGCTTAAAAATCTGCCAGTGCAGATTGGGAACATGGAAGGCTTAAGAACATTTCGTGCAAGTTATACTGCAATTGAACAACTTCCAGATTCATTTGTTGGCCTCATTAATTTGGAAATACTGGATTTGTGTTGCTGCAAAAACCTTCGAAATCTTCCAGATGGCATATGGAAGCTCAGTCTTCTTAAAGTACTAGATCTGGCACGGTGTTCAAAGCTGGAGCACTTGCCTTGTAAATTGGAGAATATGCAATGTTTAGAAGAGTTATATGCACTGTGTACAGCCATTAGAGAAGTACCGGATTCAATTGGACTACTGAGTAGGTTAAGGGTATTACATTTGTCTGGTTGCGAGAAGCTTGAATATCTGCCAAATAGTGTCTGGAATCTTACATCACTCACTCAATTAAATATTTTAGACATCGGTAGAATGAATCTGCCTGCTACAGTGAAGGATACGAAGTTGGTTTCTTTATCTCTGAAGTGTAATGTAATATTATGGCTGCCTGTGATTCTAAGTTTCTCTTCTTTGAAATGGTTAGCTCTTAGTGTTGGGGGTGAGAGTTTATCTTCAACCAAACCATTCAGTCTCTCTAAGCTTTACAACCTACAATATCTCTCATTGTATGACTGTACAAATTTTGGGTCATCTTTTCCAGAACTTCCTCTTCGTATAACACAATTAAACCTAAATAACCATGCAACACTGGTACGTCTGCCAGATTTATCCAGCTTGAAAAAGTTGAAAAAGTTGGAGATTAACTGGTTCTTCAGCCTTGAATCACTTGGACCACTTCCTCCTCATCTTCAATCAATTACAGTTTATGATTGCAGAAGCCTACAACATCTATCAGATATGTCAATGTTGAAGGAATTGAGTGATTTGAATATTGGTAAGTTCTGCAAGTGGAAATCATTTGGTTCGAAAAAGAGTTTCCTTCAG TTGCAGGTAATAGATGTAAGAAGACACTTCCGCCCTTTCTATAAAGTTGAGGTACCAAAGATCGCAGAATGGTTCAGCTATGCAAGCACTGGTCATACAGTCTCTTTTGATATCCCGACACTGTCAGCCGATAACTTCTTAGGCCTCGCTCTATCGGTTCTTTTAACGGGCAAACACAGGCATCATCGCTTTATCATGAAAGCTGATGTTATTAATATAACAAATGGTACAACGAAGTCCTGTCCGATTCTTGTATGTTTATGCAATAGAACATCTGAAGTATATTATGCGGTAAAATGCATAAGAGGAGATGAAATGTCAATAAGAAGTGGGAACAGAATTAAGATTTTACTTCAAAGGAAATTGTATGATTTTAATGGACTCCTAGAAGTTCCTTATGAAGGAGTGAAGGTAGAGATGTTTGGTGCCCATGTGATGCAAAGAACACTCGCTACCCCAGATTTTCCCTCTGTTTTGAACACCTTGATAAATTGA
- the LOC141721774 gene encoding disease resistance protein Roq1-like isoform X3, with protein sequence MASTSNLEMTGASSSSQCPPITWDVFLSFYGQDTRKNFTSHLYFALDQAGIVTFRDDTALEKGQEISSSILKAIKNSKILVVVISENYALSPWCLNELVEILRCKKTENHVVPVFYYVDPSDVRNQKGSFGDALDYHEKRYSPDMINQWKSALAQIAAITGYHLKNNAIENESETIQSIVENITRQVSTKVLHLGEDIFGIDSAVEEIYQKIRMESNDVRAIGICGMGGIGKTTTAKAFYSKYYTNFESCCFIENVKKYSQGGSPLLPLLEQLLTVLLKSKDYKVTNVDSGIRQLKQILCFKKTLIVLDDLDQSSYSEFLAKHCHLFSAGSRIVITTRDVHLLNQLKSDLIDVDIYMMKKLGEADSLELFNYYAFGKISPLASLRELSVGFVTYAGGLPLALKVLGSSLRGRTHDEVFWKAKLKKVKKIPENEIMEILQLSYNELDDETVKSIFLKIAFFFVGKFVYEANVIFRSCDYFPEVGIQILLERCLLTIDTNEVLQMHDLIQDMGRDVSKSIHMFLRGNPWEFLQNQKELDKIEGLVLDLSQSTEKQINSQIFERLPQLKLLEIRNAHGIKGHFKNSFHELKCIYWSYCTWTRLPSSFQPQKLISISMPHSNFKMLWDDAMSFTSLKMINVEYSLKLKTTPNFGNSKSIERLFFCGCESLLKVHPSIRELSGLYTLNLKECIYLKVVAETLGQSSELRYMFLSNCRNLRQLPKQLGGMKWLKWLDASHTVIEELPDSITQLKELVYLKLDGCKKLKNLPVQIGNMEGLRTFRASYTAIEQLPDSFVGLINLEILDLCCCKNLRNLPDGIWKLSLLKVLDLARCSKLEHLPCKLENMQCLEELYALCTAIREVPDSIGLLSRLRVLHLSGCEKLEYLPNSVWNLTSLTQLNILDIGRMNLPATVKDTKLVSLSLKCNVILWLPVILSFSSLKWLALSVGGESLSSTKPFSLSKLYNLQYLSLYDCTNFGSSFPELPLRITQLNLNNHATLVRLPDLSSLKKLKKLEINWFFSLESLGPLPPHLQSITVYDCRSLQHLSDMSMLKELSDLNIGKFCKWKSFGSKKSFLQVIDVRRHFRPFYKVEVPKIAEWFSYASTGHTVSFDIPTLSADNFLGLALSVLLTGKHRHHRFIMKADVINITNGTTKSCPILVCLCNRTSEVYYAVKCIRGDEMSIRSGNRIKILLQRKLYDFNGLLEVPYEGVKVEMFGAHVMQRTLATPDFPSVLNTLIN encoded by the exons ATGGCTTCCACCAGTAATCTTGAAATGACTGGTGCTTCCTCTTCTTCGCAATGTCCGCCTATCACCTGGGATGTCTTCTTGAGCTTTTACGGCCAGGACACTCGCAAAAACTTTACTTCACATCTTTATTTTGCTTTGGATCAAGCTGGAATTGTAACCTTCAGAGATGATACTGCTCTTGAAAAGGGCCAAGAAATTTCATCTTCTATTCTCAAAGCAATTAAAAATTCAAAGATTCTTGTCGTAGTTATCTCTGAGAACTATGCTCTTTCACCTTGGTGCCTCAATGAGCTCGTAGAGATCCTTAGATGCAAGAAAACGGAGAATCATGTTGTTCCTGTTTTTTACTATGTTGATCCTTCAGATGTCCGTAACCAGAAAGGGAGTTTTGGAGACGCTCTTGATTATCACGAGAAGCGTTACTCTCCTGACATGATAAATCAGTGGAAATCAGCTCTTGCTCAAATTGCGGCGATAACTGGATACCATCTCAAAAATAATGCAATTGA GAATGAATCGGAAACTATTCAGAGCATTGTAGAGAACATCACACGACAAGTATCTACGAAGGTCTTACACCTCGGAGAAGATATATTTGGGATAGATTCTGCTGTTGAAGAAATATATCAGAAAATCAGGATGGAATCAAATGATGTACGTGCGATCGGGATATGTGGCATGGGCGGAATCGGCAAAACTACTACTGCCAAAGCTTTTTACAGCAAATATTATACCAATTTTGAGAGTTGCTGCTTTATTGAAAACGTCAAAAAATATTCACAGGGAGGTAGTCCTCTACTTCCCTTACTTGAGCAACTATTGACCGTGCTTCTCAAAAGCAAGGATTATAAGGTCACTAATGTTGACAGTGGAATTAGACAATTGAAACAAATTCTATGTTTCAAGAAAACACTCATAGTTCTCGATGATTTGGACCAGTCAAGCTATTCTGAATTTCTAGCAAAGCACTGCCATTTGTTTTCAGCCGGAAGTAGAATTGTTATTACGACAAGAGATGTACACCTGTTAAATCAATTAAAAAGTGATTTAATAGATGTAGATATATACATGATGAAGAAACTGGGAGAGGCTGATTCTTTAGAGCTCTTCAATTATTACGCCTTTGGAAAAATATCACCACTTGCAAGTTTAAGAGAGCTCTCGGTTGGTTTTGTAACATATGCTGGAGGTCTTCCGTTAGCTCTAAAAGTGCTAGGTTCTTCTTTGCGAGGTAGAACTCATGATGAAGTATTCTGGAAAGCCAAACTTAAGAAAGTTAAAAAAATTCCAGAGAACGAGATAATGGAAATTCTTCAACTGAGCTACAATGAGTTGGATGATGAGACAGTAAAATCAATATTTCTCAAGATTGCATTCTTCTTCGTCGGGAAGTTCGTATATGAGGCCAATGTCATATTTAGATCTTGTGATTACTTTCCCGAGGTTGGTATACAAATACTATTGGAAAGATGTCTACTTACAATTGATACAAACGAAGTACTTCAGATGCATGATCTTATACAAGACATGGGAAGGGATGTTTCCAAGAGCATACACATGTTCTTGCGAGGAAATCCATGggaatttttgcaaaatcaaaag GAATTAGACAAAATTGAAGGTCTCGTCTTAGATCTAAGTCAATCAACCGAAAAACAAATCAATTCCCAAATATTTGAGAGGTTGCCCCAGTTGAAATTACTTGAAATTCGTAATGCTCACGGCATTAAAGGACATTTTAAAAATTCATTTCATGAATTAAAGTGCATATACTGGAGTTATTGTACATGGACACGGCTACCTTCTAGTTTCCAACCACAAAAGTTGATCTCCATAAGTATGCCACATAGCAATTTCAAGATGTTGTGGGATGATGCCATG TCTTTCACGAGTTTGAAGATGATAAATGTCGAATACTCTCTGAAGTTGAAAACAACTCCCAACTTTGGAAATTCAAAATCTATTGAGAGGTTATTCTTTTGTGGTTGTGAGAGCTTGCTAAAAGTCCACCCATCAATTAGAGAGTTGTCTGGTTTGTATACTCTGAATTTGAAGGAATGCATATACCTGAAAGTTGTGGCTGAAACACTGGGTCAGTCAAGTGAACTGCGCTATATGTTTTTAAGTAATTGTAGAAATCTAAGACAATTGCCAAAGCAGTTGGGTGGTATGAAATGGTTAAAGTGGCTTGATGCAAGTCACACCGTAATTGAGGAACTGCCAGACTCAATTACTCAACTCAAGGAATTGGTTTATTTGAAATTGGATGGTTGCAAGAAGCTTAAAAATCTGCCAGTGCAGATTGGGAACATGGAAGGCTTAAGAACATTTCGTGCAAGTTATACTGCAATTGAACAACTTCCAGATTCATTTGTTGGCCTCATTAATTTGGAAATACTGGATTTGTGTTGCTGCAAAAACCTTCGAAATCTTCCAGATGGCATATGGAAGCTCAGTCTTCTTAAAGTACTAGATCTGGCACGGTGTTCAAAGCTGGAGCACTTGCCTTGTAAATTGGAGAATATGCAATGTTTAGAAGAGTTATATGCACTGTGTACAGCCATTAGAGAAGTACCGGATTCAATTGGACTACTGAGTAGGTTAAGGGTATTACATTTGTCTGGTTGCGAGAAGCTTGAATATCTGCCAAATAGTGTCTGGAATCTTACATCACTCACTCAATTAAATATTTTAGACATCGGTAGAATGAATCTGCCTGCTACAGTGAAGGATACGAAGTTGGTTTCTTTATCTCTGAAGTGTAATGTAATATTATGGCTGCCTGTGATTCTAAGTTTCTCTTCTTTGAAATGGTTAGCTCTTAGTGTTGGGGGTGAGAGTTTATCTTCAACCAAACCATTCAGTCTCTCTAAGCTTTACAACCTACAATATCTCTCATTGTATGACTGTACAAATTTTGGGTCATCTTTTCCAGAACTTCCTCTTCGTATAACACAATTAAACCTAAATAACCATGCAACACTGGTACGTCTGCCAGATTTATCCAGCTTGAAAAAGTTGAAAAAGTTGGAGATTAACTGGTTCTTCAGCCTTGAATCACTTGGACCACTTCCTCCTCATCTTCAATCAATTACAGTTTATGATTGCAGAAGCCTACAACATCTATCAGATATGTCAATGTTGAAGGAATTGAGTGATTTGAATATTGGTAAGTTCTGCAAGTGGAAATCATTTGGTTCGAAAAAGAGTTTCCTTCAG GTAATAGATGTAAGAAGACACTTCCGCCCTTTCTATAAAGTTGAGGTACCAAAGATCGCAGAATGGTTCAGCTATGCAAGCACTGGTCATACAGTCTCTTTTGATATCCCGACACTGTCAGCCGATAACTTCTTAGGCCTCGCTCTATCGGTTCTTTTAACGGGCAAACACAGGCATCATCGCTTTATCATGAAAGCTGATGTTATTAATATAACAAATGGTACAACGAAGTCCTGTCCGATTCTTGTATGTTTATGCAATAGAACATCTGAAGTATATTATGCGGTAAAATGCATAAGAGGAGATGAAATGTCAATAAGAAGTGGGAACAGAATTAAGATTTTACTTCAAAGGAAATTGTATGATTTTAATGGACTCCTAGAAGTTCCTTATGAAGGAGTGAAGGTAGAGATGTTTGGTGCCCATGTGATGCAAAGAACACTCGCTACCCCAGATTTTCCCTCTGTTTTGAACACCTTGATAAATTGA
- the LOC141721774 gene encoding disease resistance protein Roq1-like isoform X7, with amino-acid sequence MASTSNLEMTGASSSSQCPPITWDVFLSFYGQDTRKNFTSHLYFALDQAGIVTFRDDTALEKGQEISSSILKAIKNSKILVVVISENYALSPWCLNELVEILRCKKTENHVVPVFYYVDPSDVRNQKGSFGDALDYHEKRYSPDMINQWKSALAQIAAITGYHLKNNAIENESETIQSIVENITRQVSTKVLHLGEDIFGIDSAVEEIYQKIRMESNDVRAIGICGMGGIGKTTTAKAFYSKYYTNFESCCFIENVKKYSQGGSPLLPLLEQLLTVLLKSKDYKVTNVDSGIRQLKQILCFKKTLIVLDDLDQSSYSEFLAKHCHLFSAGSRIVITTRDVHLLNQLKSDLIDVDIYMMKKLGEADSLELFNYYAFGKISPLASLRELSVGFVTYAGGLPLALKVLGSSLRGRTHDEVFWKAKLKKVKKIPENEIMEILQLSYNELDDETVKSIFLKIAFFFVGKFVYEANVIFRSCDYFPEVGIQILLERCLLTIDTNEVLQMHDLIQDMGRDVSKSIHMFLRGNPWEFLQNQKELDKIEGLVLDLSQSTEKQINSQIFERLPQLKLLEIRNAHGIKGHFKNSFHELKCIYWSYCTWTRLPSSFQPQKLISISMPHSNFKMLWDDAMSFTSLKMINVEYSLKLKTTPNFGNSKSIERLFFCGCESLLKVHPSIRELSGLYTLNLKECIYLKVVAETLGQSSELRYMFLSNCRNLRQLPKQLGGMKWLKWLDASHTVIEELPDSITQLKELVYLKLDGCKKLKNLPVQIGNMEGLRTFRASYTAIEQLPDSFVGLINLEILDLCCCKNLRNLPDGIWKLSLLKVLDLARCSKLEHLPCKLENMQCLEELYALCTAIREVPDSIGLLSRLRVLHLSGCEKLEYLPNSVWNLTSLTQLNILDIGRMNLPATVKDTKLVSLSLKCNVILWLPVILSFSSLKWLALSVGGESLSSTKPFSLSKLYNLQYLSLYDCTNFGSSFPELPLRITQLNLNNHATLVRLPDLSSLKKLKKLEINWFFSLESLGPLPPHLQSITVYDCRSLQHLSDMSMLKELSDLNIVAGNRCKKTLPPFL; translated from the exons ATGGCTTCCACCAGTAATCTTGAAATGACTGGTGCTTCCTCTTCTTCGCAATGTCCGCCTATCACCTGGGATGTCTTCTTGAGCTTTTACGGCCAGGACACTCGCAAAAACTTTACTTCACATCTTTATTTTGCTTTGGATCAAGCTGGAATTGTAACCTTCAGAGATGATACTGCTCTTGAAAAGGGCCAAGAAATTTCATCTTCTATTCTCAAAGCAATTAAAAATTCAAAGATTCTTGTCGTAGTTATCTCTGAGAACTATGCTCTTTCACCTTGGTGCCTCAATGAGCTCGTAGAGATCCTTAGATGCAAGAAAACGGAGAATCATGTTGTTCCTGTTTTTTACTATGTTGATCCTTCAGATGTCCGTAACCAGAAAGGGAGTTTTGGAGACGCTCTTGATTATCACGAGAAGCGTTACTCTCCTGACATGATAAATCAGTGGAAATCAGCTCTTGCTCAAATTGCGGCGATAACTGGATACCATCTCAAAAATAATGCAATTGA GAATGAATCGGAAACTATTCAGAGCATTGTAGAGAACATCACACGACAAGTATCTACGAAGGTCTTACACCTCGGAGAAGATATATTTGGGATAGATTCTGCTGTTGAAGAAATATATCAGAAAATCAGGATGGAATCAAATGATGTACGTGCGATCGGGATATGTGGCATGGGCGGAATCGGCAAAACTACTACTGCCAAAGCTTTTTACAGCAAATATTATACCAATTTTGAGAGTTGCTGCTTTATTGAAAACGTCAAAAAATATTCACAGGGAGGTAGTCCTCTACTTCCCTTACTTGAGCAACTATTGACCGTGCTTCTCAAAAGCAAGGATTATAAGGTCACTAATGTTGACAGTGGAATTAGACAATTGAAACAAATTCTATGTTTCAAGAAAACACTCATAGTTCTCGATGATTTGGACCAGTCAAGCTATTCTGAATTTCTAGCAAAGCACTGCCATTTGTTTTCAGCCGGAAGTAGAATTGTTATTACGACAAGAGATGTACACCTGTTAAATCAATTAAAAAGTGATTTAATAGATGTAGATATATACATGATGAAGAAACTGGGAGAGGCTGATTCTTTAGAGCTCTTCAATTATTACGCCTTTGGAAAAATATCACCACTTGCAAGTTTAAGAGAGCTCTCGGTTGGTTTTGTAACATATGCTGGAGGTCTTCCGTTAGCTCTAAAAGTGCTAGGTTCTTCTTTGCGAGGTAGAACTCATGATGAAGTATTCTGGAAAGCCAAACTTAAGAAAGTTAAAAAAATTCCAGAGAACGAGATAATGGAAATTCTTCAACTGAGCTACAATGAGTTGGATGATGAGACAGTAAAATCAATATTTCTCAAGATTGCATTCTTCTTCGTCGGGAAGTTCGTATATGAGGCCAATGTCATATTTAGATCTTGTGATTACTTTCCCGAGGTTGGTATACAAATACTATTGGAAAGATGTCTACTTACAATTGATACAAACGAAGTACTTCAGATGCATGATCTTATACAAGACATGGGAAGGGATGTTTCCAAGAGCATACACATGTTCTTGCGAGGAAATCCATGggaatttttgcaaaatcaaaag GAATTAGACAAAATTGAAGGTCTCGTCTTAGATCTAAGTCAATCAACCGAAAAACAAATCAATTCCCAAATATTTGAGAGGTTGCCCCAGTTGAAATTACTTGAAATTCGTAATGCTCACGGCATTAAAGGACATTTTAAAAATTCATTTCATGAATTAAAGTGCATATACTGGAGTTATTGTACATGGACACGGCTACCTTCTAGTTTCCAACCACAAAAGTTGATCTCCATAAGTATGCCACATAGCAATTTCAAGATGTTGTGGGATGATGCCATG TCTTTCACGAGTTTGAAGATGATAAATGTCGAATACTCTCTGAAGTTGAAAACAACTCCCAACTTTGGAAATTCAAAATCTATTGAGAGGTTATTCTTTTGTGGTTGTGAGAGCTTGCTAAAAGTCCACCCATCAATTAGAGAGTTGTCTGGTTTGTATACTCTGAATTTGAAGGAATGCATATACCTGAAAGTTGTGGCTGAAACACTGGGTCAGTCAAGTGAACTGCGCTATATGTTTTTAAGTAATTGTAGAAATCTAAGACAATTGCCAAAGCAGTTGGGTGGTATGAAATGGTTAAAGTGGCTTGATGCAAGTCACACCGTAATTGAGGAACTGCCAGACTCAATTACTCAACTCAAGGAATTGGTTTATTTGAAATTGGATGGTTGCAAGAAGCTTAAAAATCTGCCAGTGCAGATTGGGAACATGGAAGGCTTAAGAACATTTCGTGCAAGTTATACTGCAATTGAACAACTTCCAGATTCATTTGTTGGCCTCATTAATTTGGAAATACTGGATTTGTGTTGCTGCAAAAACCTTCGAAATCTTCCAGATGGCATATGGAAGCTCAGTCTTCTTAAAGTACTAGATCTGGCACGGTGTTCAAAGCTGGAGCACTTGCCTTGTAAATTGGAGAATATGCAATGTTTAGAAGAGTTATATGCACTGTGTACAGCCATTAGAGAAGTACCGGATTCAATTGGACTACTGAGTAGGTTAAGGGTATTACATTTGTCTGGTTGCGAGAAGCTTGAATATCTGCCAAATAGTGTCTGGAATCTTACATCACTCACTCAATTAAATATTTTAGACATCGGTAGAATGAATCTGCCTGCTACAGTGAAGGATACGAAGTTGGTTTCTTTATCTCTGAAGTGTAATGTAATATTATGGCTGCCTGTGATTCTAAGTTTCTCTTCTTTGAAATGGTTAGCTCTTAGTGTTGGGGGTGAGAGTTTATCTTCAACCAAACCATTCAGTCTCTCTAAGCTTTACAACCTACAATATCTCTCATTGTATGACTGTACAAATTTTGGGTCATCTTTTCCAGAACTTCCTCTTCGTATAACACAATTAAACCTAAATAACCATGCAACACTGGTACGTCTGCCAGATTTATCCAGCTTGAAAAAGTTGAAAAAGTTGGAGATTAACTGGTTCTTCAGCCTTGAATCACTTGGACCACTTCCTCCTCATCTTCAATCAATTACAGTTTATGATTGCAGAAGCCTACAACATCTATCAGATATGTCAATGTTGAAGGAATTGAGTGATTTGAATATTG TTGCAGGTAATAGATGTAAGAAGACACTTCCGCCCTTTCTATAA